CTATGGCGAAGTCGGCGGCTACGAGCTCTCCGCCCGCCTGCGGGCCGAAGCCTATGGCGGAGAGCCCGAAGGCTACGGCCCGCAGGCTGACGGCTGAAAATGAAAGTGAGCTAAAGCGCCTAAAGTTTGAAGCCCCAATTGCTAAATTGCTAAATTCCTGAATCCTTCAATTCCGCATTCCGCACTCCGCATTTCTATCCCTTTCCCCTATAGAAATAGCGCTCCAGGACCCTGTGGTAAGATGTCCATGTGGCTTCAGTGTCCTCGGAATCCATAAAGGCACGGACGCCCGTCACCTTGGCATCCAGTTCGTCCAGGTAGTTCAGGATGATAGCTTCAAGGGTCTTGGGTGGTTCAGGTGACCCGAACTCGCGTGTACCATGGTGACTTACAATCATATGCTTTAGGACGAGGGCGAGATCGTCCGGAAAACCATCCAGGGTCTCAATCTTTTTGTCGAGCATCTCAACGCCGATGACAATATGATTAAGAAGCCTGCCCGAGTCCGAATAGTCGATGTGCGTTTCATACAGGAACTCGTGAACTTTGCCTATGTCGTGGAGGATCCCGCCTGTGAGGAGCAGATCCTTGTCAAGCCCTTTGTAATGACCGGAAACGGCCTGGATGAGCCTTGCGATGGAGAGCGTATGTTCAAGGAGGCCGCCAAGGTAGGCATGATGCATCTTTTTTGCCGCAGGCGCAGTCTTAAAGAGATCAACAAATGCCCTGTCATTAAAGAATGCGGCAAGAAGTCCTGAGAGATGTTCGTTTTCCACTGTTTGGCTGATTTTGATCAGTTGGTCTAACATCTGGTCAACATCACGGTCGGTGGCCGGAAGGAAATCCCTGGCATCCACCTGATCCGGATCAACACGTTCAAGTTCTCTGACAACAAGTTGTAACGCTTCCCTGTATTCACGCGCATTTCCCTTGACCTTAACATAGTCGCCTTCCGAAAAGACTTTGCTCATTGCCCGAACATCATCCCATACCACCGCCTTCATGTCGCCACTGCGGTCCACAATGCTAAAGGTGAGATAAGGCGCCCCGTCTTTCTTGTACGCTAGCTGCCTGCCCCTGGCTACGAAGATGGCATTTACGCTCTGGCCAGCCTTGATCGTGTTCACAAAGGTTTCTTTCAATGTTGTCCTCCTAACCCCTCGAAAGGAATCCGTGCTGCGATGAGCCACGTATTTGTTTCGGAAGGTGTAAATGCTAATCTTACAGCAAACAGGTCGATCTGGAATACCGCGACAAAATGGGTGATAATAGCCTCCAAATTTCGCGTCGTGTGGTACGGCGATCCTCTTGCGTGCAGTAATCCTGCCAGTGATGCTCAAAGGGCTTGCCATCATGCCAGTCAAAGTCTACGGCCCAGAAATCAAGAAATCAGAGCTGCGCAGCATCCTCAATAATTGCTTTTACATCCGCCGGGTTTTCGGATACTGCCCATTTCCACTTTCCAAAACCGCCGTGCTCATTGACGGCCTTCCCCCATTCATCTAAGAACCTGCGTTTTGTCTTATCACGCTGAGTGTCCTGTCCTTTAGTCTCCAGAATGAGAAGATCGCCGGTCTTGAGCCAGATAATGAAATCGGGGCGGTATTTTCTGACTACTCCTCCGAAGACATAAAGAATTTCAAAGCCAAGGTGGTCATTTTTTACCCAGGCCTCAACATGGCGGTTGTGATCCAATTCAAAGGCTTCACTGGCCTCCCATGTACTGTCAAAGACGCACATATTGATATGAGATCTTCGGGTGTGTTCACAGGGTCTTCCCATATACCACGCCTGCATATCCCCAGTGGAACGAATAGGATGATCTCTATCAAATATAGGTTCAATGGATTCTGAATTCTCAAAACGAATGGCTTCCCATATATGCTGGACCACTTTGTTCATGTTAAGCGTCAAGAGAATGCGACGCTTAACATCATCCTGATAAAAAAGCGGCGGTACTATTTGAATCCTGTCAGATGCAATAAACGCCTCTACCAGCCGTATCAACTGGGCCAGCAAATACTCCTTACTCGCTTTCCAACCAGGTTTCATTTGATCAAAGACATCTCTTGCCGTTTCAAAGATGATCTTCTGCATCCTGAACTTCCGTCCCAGATCTTTCAAGTCAATAGTCGAGATCCGGGTCACATCGGGCTTCCCTTCCACCATGGGAGCAAGCTCTGCCAGGGTTGCCGTATCATAGGCCGATAACTCCAGGGAGGCACTTTATTCATGTCCAGGGTAAGCACCGGTTTAAAGACATGCTCGACGCGAATGACATTTGGCCAGCTTATCTCAAATTGGCTGTTCTCAATGACCGGTTCAATTCCATTCCCCTGAGCGGCATCATCAAAGGAAACTGCCTCTTCCAGGGATTCGGCCAGCTCAAGGACCTTGGAATCAATATGGAGGATTTTTTCCGGGATGCACAACTCATCAATACGGATCTTTTTATGATCAAAGGCATATTTTACGCGCGCGGCAGTCTCGGTCCGGTTCGCCACAGAAATCATAACCGGAGGCGTCTTGAATCCAGCATTTTCCCAGGCTTTGGCTGTTTCCAGCCAGTCCTTCCCTAAAAGATAATACCCATTGGTTACCAGATCGGGCATGGGTTCGTGCGGTTCTGCTTTCCGGTTAATATCGTCTTTGACTTCAGGGTCATTGTAAATATGGTAAAGGCGGGACTTGTACTCCTTGGTCAGTTTACCGTCATCACGGATGACTACTCGCGGGGTCTTTACGAGACCTGACTCTATGGCGTCATTCAACCCGAAATCGCTAATAATCCATCCGAAAAGGGCCTTTTCAGAACTCTTCTTGCCCGATGGTGCGAATGGGGTGGCTGAAAAATCGTGGCAACCTAATATGTTTCTCGCCTTATGGATTCGATCCAGTCCGTTCACCCATATGGTCGCTTCTTCTAATTCCCCCTTTTTTACGCCTTTTACCTTTGACTCGGCAGGCACGCGCCACGCATGGTGGGCTTCATCATTGATCACAATAATGTTATTTGCCTTCGCCATGTCGCCTAAGAGTTCATGGACATATGCCTCGTTGCTCTTCACACCCCTTTTATCCACGCTCTTCTTTTTGGCGATCTTTTCTTCGCTCTCCCATTGAAGGGCGTGCCAGTTACGGATGAGGATTTTACCCTGGCGCAGTTTTTCCTTGAGCCCAATTGGTACGACATTGAACTCGTCATAGTAGTTTTCACGGCAGGAAGGCATCAACACTTGAAGACGACTTTTCACCGTAAGACCCGGCGCCACAACGAAAACATATTTGGAAAACCTTGCATCCTGAGGATAAGTGACCTTGTTCAATACCTGCCAGGAAATCAGCATGGCCATTACAATCGTCTTACCGGAGCCGGTTGCCATCTTGGAACAAAGGCGTTTAAACGGCCCTCCATCCAAAGGGATATCTATGCCCACTTTCTCCGCATCCGAGGCTTCGGTGAGCCAGACAAGCGTCTCAATAGCCTCCAACTGGCAAAAAAAGAACCGGCGATATTCCCGTTCCTCAGGATTCTTCCAATGCTCTAATAATCGTTTTGTAATCCCCGTAACTCCCGCATATCCGTTTTCACGCCACGCATCCACGCGGGTCCTGATCTGGTTTACCAGGGGTATTTCAACAAAAACACCGGGATCATCAAATGCCTTTGATCCTTCTGAAGCAACCACATAGCCTGCCGGACGTCTCCCATCCTTGAGCGCAAATAATCGGGTCTCCCTCTCATAGCTCCAGTAATGCTTTGGCTCTTCGTAGGGAGAATTGATGATGAGCTGATCAATTGTTGATTTTGCCGCCATTATACCTCTATGATTTTCTCAAGTTCCGCAATCAGGGGCGGGAGGTCTTCAACTACGGTTTGCCAGAGAATGTCAAGATCGATGTCAAAATACCCATGTATCAGACGATTTCTCATAGAGATAATATTGGCCCATGGGACTTGAGACGTATTTTCACGATAATCAATACTTACCTTAGACGCAGCTTCTCCAACGATTTCAATGCACTTTATAAGAGCGAGCTCAAGTTTGCGGTCTGTGCTTAAAGAATGTCTTGTGTTATTTGCGGCAAAAGATACTGCTTCTCTGGCAGCATCAAGCATATGACGCAACAGAATAAAATTATCCTTCTGCATATTGCACCTCTGCGGTGTCAAGGATCTCGTTTCTGAAGTAAGGACTCAAATCCTGAGGGGTTCTGATATCCACTTTGCGCCCAATGATTTCAGCCATCTCAATTTCCATGCCGGCCAGCCGGATAAGACCGGGGACACGATCAGGATCAAATTCAACAAGCAGATCAATGTCACTCTCAGGGCCGAAGTCTTTTTGCAAGGCAGAGCCAAAAATTGAGAGTTTTACAATATAATTTTTTTTACAAAACCTGACGATTTCTTCTTTTGGTATTTCAATGTTGATTTGGCCCATTATTAAACCTCCTCTATTTTGAGGCTTTCTATGCCCCTATCATCCACGATTTTAACTGCGATACGCTTATTCTCACCGATTTCAAACGGCAACGAAATCGTCCCTCGATAGGCTTCAATAAGTTCACTGAACTCCACTTATATTTCCATGAAGGAAGGTTTCGGTTTGCCCGAAGCATGACCATGGGCTCGTTTTGATCCAGATGCTTTTCTCGCAAATCCTTTCTTTGACTTCTTGCCCCAAAATTCTCGTCTATTAATTCCAACCACCCATTTTTGCCATCGCTGAGATCTGAATACGGATTAGTCCCACGCACACTGTTGCCGCCCCATGGATGGGCATTCTGAGACTTTGTATTTGTTACCTTCCCTTTAAGCGGCTGAAGTCCATTCCTTACGATGTAATAATCCTTAATGCGAGTTGGACTCTTTTCTATCTTCGTTAAGATATCATCAAAAGTAGATGGAACCAGGTTATCAGGGGGATCAGTCAAATTAATATGAATGACCCCTTGTAATTGTGCATTACGTCCTGGGGCAGGCACATCAGAAAGAGTGAAGAGATGAACTGTTTTCGATGTGGGGGAACTCTTACGGATAACCCATCCTATAGCTGGGCGATTAACATTATCGAACCATTCATGCGGAATAGACCACTGCTCCAATATTTGACATTCCCGTAAGATTCGATGCCGTGTTGCCTTTTCCAATTGCTGATCCAATATTGTTTCAGTCAGTATGATACCTAACAACCCTCCCTCAGGGAGAATATCCAAACAATGATTAAGAATCAAAGCAGAACGATCGGGTTGGTTTCTGGCTCTTCTTACGCCGGGGTGACCGGCGCCTCCTCCCTTTTCTCCAAAAGGGGGATTTGCCACAATAATAGTTGGCGTAACTTCGATTCCCTTTATCCACCTCTTTTCAAACCTTTCACTTTCCGCATCCAGATGCGTAACTCTCCAATTGTTCCGGTGTGGGGGATGAAACAACATTAACGTCATTCGTGCTATTTCGGCGGCAAATTTGTCCCGGTCATTGCCGAATATGGAGTTAACAAGCCGGTCATGTTTTTCTTTCTGAGAGATGCGAAGATAAGTGGCACTAGCAAGCCGTTCGTATGCAGCGGCTAAAAGGCTTCCAGACCCGCAGGTTGGATCTCCCACAATCCGTTTGTCCGGAGGAAGTTCTTCTATAGGCATCCGCCTCAAAAGAGTTCTTGCCAATCTGGATGGCGTGTAGTGAATCCCCCATTCATCGCGAAGTTCTTTGGTAACGAAAGCTGATGCGTAGAACTTGCCGACCATATCCAGACTCACCTGGGAGAAATCAAAAGCAGAAGGCAAGCGAGTAAGAAGTTGATCAAGCCTACCTGCGATTCCCCTGGAGACTTTAAAGTATCCAGGCAAAAATCTGTTGGCAGCAGTCAAGAATTCAAGGGCCCCAGAGTCGAGAGGCCAATTTTCCTTCAATCGGTCACGAAGAATTCGAGCTCCGAGAACTGCAATAGCTGCATTGATGACACTTCGCTTATATTTATCATTTGTGGATCCTATAATTTCCCCAACACCTTTTTCAAACCGATCAACAAGCTCTTTATCAGCGATTTGCAATGCTTGCTTAATGAGGTCCGGCGCAACATCAAACAACGTGAGTTGTTCGGAAATTGACTTCGCTTTTTCCAAACGACGTGGCGTGAAATGTTCCCGATTATTTCTAAGGTATTCTTCAAATCTGGAAAGGGGAATAATTCTGCTTTTTTGCTTTTCCCGATTAAATGTAGCTGCATCTTTACTCAGGCCTACGGTTCTCACTCTAGGTTCAGCCATACCACTAATAATTCTATATTCTGCAAGTACGATCACAGGAGTGGCTAATGCACGGAATGGGGAGATTTCTGAATCAAACTGGATTTGTTCTGTATTTTCAGTCCCTTTCACAGATATGACGGCCGTATCTGTATCTCGACGTAAGGAACTTGAATAGGCCACCATATCTGCTTTGTGAGGTTTCCCGCCCTCTCCAACAAAACTCACGTGATGCAAAATCATTTCTTCAGAGTAACCTATCTGTTGAAGAGCCGACCTTATTGCATTTCGAATAGAATCATCAATCATTCGCACACCCATTTATTTGCGCCGATAATCCTTTAATCCTTGCATGATCTCTACTTCTTATTTGTGAAGGATGATTAGGTATCTCAGCCGGGGTTGGTAACATTAATTTTGATCGGTTCCTAATTCTAATAACCCAATATAATTAAAGAACACAATATGGAGATTTTAAGGCATGACAAGGGTTCCACGGTACAATTGTTCTAAATGGATCAGGACCGTTTGTTGCTGCCCAATCAGCGCTGATCTCCAACTTTTGGCAACATGTGTCTTGAAAGATGTATTGAGGTTGAAATAGGACCACAATCCTAAGGAGAGGTTACTTTTTGGCATTGGACACGCCCCGGGATTGTGTTTGTCTTTAATCGAAGAATGGATAATACAACAAGATATAGAGCCGGGATAAATCTAAAGCACAATATATGGGTGATGTCAAGCCAAAAGCCAGTTAAGCCCCCTTCTCTAAGGTTAAGTAAGACGATTTGGGATCACACCTTGATCTGTGATTAGCACATGTCAAGATACGCCACTAACTCTCTCTAGCCCCGCAACCACAGGCATAGCATCCCAGGTTCGGCCATCCAACAAGCGCTTCGCCCCGTCTGGGCAGCAGGGCAACGTGTCTGCCTACCGACCCGACCTGCGGCCCCAGCCCAGCGGAGCAAGCTGGCACGCACAGCCAGGAGCGTTGTGGCGGGCAACTTTAAGGTGCTGGCTCTGCACTATAAATAATTTCGCCTGCTTTTAGGATCTCCTCCAGAAATCCGCTCTTGTCATTTGATTCTTCCAATAACACAGGTTCTATTCTGGCATCGATTTCTCGTCTTAACCGAAAAAGTTTGGCCTCGGACACCAAAAAATCATCATCTACGCGATCTAAAACCACGGCAACGTCAATATCGCTGTCTTTTCGTGCAGCATCTCTTGAGTAAGAACCGTATAATATTATCTTCCTGACGTTGAAATTCTGCCTTACAAGATCCGCATATTGCTTCACACGTCTGATAGCTGTTGCTTTATCCATTGATATAATCCCTCGGTTTTTTGAATTATCTCCTTACACCGCTCATTGTTCAAAGACCGAATTAACCGTTCCTTGTGGGTGGATACCTGGCCTCAACGTTCAACGGTCCTAACAAATCTAAGACATCCTTCTGTTCTTCTGTCATTTTGTCGTTCATTCCACTCACGTCGGCAAGGTAACTCAGGTTGTGTGTGTAAGGAGGGTTGTCTTTTTTCGCAAATACATAAAAACCTTTGAGAGTTTTCTCTATAACCTGATGGCACATAAACCCGACGTACAAGAATCGCTTGCCTTTCAGCATGACCTTTGCTGTTTCTAGATCGTATTCAGCCATGTCCGTCCAGTACT
The nucleotide sequence above comes from Deltaproteobacteria bacterium. Encoded proteins:
- a CDS encoding HD domain-containing protein, whose protein sequence is MKETFVNTIKAGQSVNAIFVARGRQLAYKKDGAPYLTFSIVDRSGDMKAVVWDDVRAMSKVFSEGDYVKVKGNAREYREALQLVVRELERVDPDQVDARDFLPATDRDVDQMLDQLIKISQTVENEHLSGLLAAFFNDRAFVDLFKTAPAAKKMHHAYLGGLLEHTLSIARLIQAVSGHYKGLDKDLLLTGGILHDIGKVHEFLYETHIDYSDSGRLLNHIVIGVEMLDKKIETLDGFPDDLALVLKHMIVSHHGTREFGSPEPPKTLEAIILNYLDELDAKVTGVRAFMDSEDTEATWTSYHRVLERYFYRGKG
- a CDS encoding DUF86 domain-containing protein, coding for MQKDNFILLRHMLDAAREAVSFAANNTRHSLSTDRKLELALIKCIEIVGEAASKVSIDYRENTSQVPWANIISMRNRLIHGYFDIDLDILWQTVVEDLPPLIAELEKIIEV
- a CDS encoding nucleotidyltransferase family protein, which translates into the protein MGQINIEIPKEEIVRFCKKNYIVKLSIFGSALQKDFGPESDIDLLVEFDPDRVPGLIRLAGMEIEMAEIIGRKVDIRTPQDLSPYFRNEILDTAEVQYAEG
- a CDS encoding SAM-dependent DNA methyltransferase, whose translation is MIDDSIRNAIRSALQQIGYSEEMILHHVSFVGEGGKPHKADMVAYSSSLRRDTDTAVISVKGTENTEQIQFDSEISPFRALATPVIVLAEYRIISGMAEPRVRTVGLSKDAATFNREKQKSRIIPLSRFEEYLRNNREHFTPRRLEKAKSISEQLTLFDVAPDLIKQALQIADKELVDRFEKGVGEIIGSTNDKYKRSVINAAIAVLGARILRDRLKENWPLDSGALEFLTAANRFLPGYFKVSRGIAGRLDQLLTRLPSAFDFSQVSLDMVGKFYASAFVTKELRDEWGIHYTPSRLARTLLRRMPIEELPPDKRIVGDPTCGSGSLLAAAYERLASATYLRISQKEKHDRLVNSIFGNDRDKFAAEIARMTLMLFHPPHRNNWRVTHLDAESERFEKRWIKGIEVTPTIIVANPPFGEKGGGAGHPGVRRARNQPDRSALILNHCLDILPEGGLLGIILTETILDQQLEKATRHRILRECQILEQWSIPHEWFDNVNRPAIGWVIRKSSPTSKTVHLFTLSDVPAPGRNAQLQGVIHINLTDPPDNLVPSTFDDILTKIEKSPTRIKDYYIVRNGLQPLKGKVTNTKSQNAHPWGGNSVRGTNPYSDLSDGKNGWLELIDENFGARSQRKDLREKHLDQNEPMVMLRANRNLPSWKYKWSSVNLLKPIEGRFRCRLKSVRISVSQLKSWMIGA
- a CDS encoding nucleotidyltransferase domain-containing protein → MDKATAIRRVKQYADLVRQNFNVRKIILYGSYSRDAARKDSDIDVAVVLDRVDDDFLVSEAKLFRLRREIDARIEPVLLEESNDKSGFLEEILKAGEIIYSAEPAP